The window TGTTATGTCATCCAAACACTGTCTTGAGAAGCATTGATGGGTACAGGGTGAGTTCTTTAGATCTTTTAGATCAATTACAGAAAGTTAGATACTCACTCACGCATTAAAAGCCATGCATATTCATTAGATATTTTTTTGGCATGTTTAAGCTTTGTAAGATatctttatttgatttaaacaaATATCTTCTCAAAGCCCGTGATAGAAGTTGTACATCAATTCCAAATGGGTTAGATATCAATCATGTGACTCATTGCAGTCCGATgactcaagttggtcactgattgaaaaagtgactcaaatgagttactcatttaaaaatttgtatcaaaaatatcactctatcgttattcgaaattctgaaaaatttatatattgagtttcacacatttttatgaatggtcttgcatccaaatgaaaggtaccgagttctactattttagttaatattgttagatttttaaaattttatcaattatttatttttaattttttgattgttttatttgatttaaataaaaataaatagttgatcaaattttaaaaatctaaaaatatttgctaaaatagtagaactcgtacctttcatttggatgcaatactattcataaaaaatgtacgagattcaatatataatactttcagaatttcgactaacgatagagtgatatttttgatacaaatttttaaattagtaaCTCATTTGAGTCACTTTTTCAATCAGTAACCAACTTGAGTCATCGGGCTGCAATGAGTCACCtgattgatatttaacccaATTCCAAATTGCCGATTATACTACTACTTAAAAGCTCCAAGCTTTTCTGCCAATAGCATTGTTTATTTAACTTTTCTCTACTGACTACTTGTTTGATTTCAGCAAGTTTCTTTTAAAGAACTTTTTGGGAAGAGAATCATGCTTGTTCTTGAATGGtctgatattgaaaattatatttatggaGACGATTCTGCATTCACCAGATTCGCACCGATGCTTAAAGGAAGGTATGCCCAAACATGGGGTTCTAATGATGAGTTTGAAGTGATCCGCATCATCATTGACAGTAAATCTGGCACTGTTGAACAGCTTGACCTTGATAATTCAGAATGTTTGCTATCACTTAAGAGGCAACATGCAGATATGGATTGGTTTGTAATGCTTGCAAGCGACTTGAAACTTAATTTAAGCTCCTCCCATTATTGGTATGACAAGTCTCCTAGTTACTTCCAGTCTTGTTTTCAAATCTTTGCCTTCGATGGAAATGGAAGACTTGTGAGAAAAACAATGTATCCTACCTTTGAGAATATGGAATTCCCCTTCTATGCTGGCAGTTTAGAAGAGGAGACATTGGCTCAGTTGAGCACAGCATTCCTCAACTACTGACCCAAATTCACGTAATAGGGTGGAACTACCCATAGTTAATTTCCCTGTTTAAGAATTCAATCAATGTCTGTTTAATAATGTAAGACTAATAGattccacatttgtagacttgtagtaccaggAGGACgctaccaaaccaaaaaatataactaaaagacTAATAGACTTCaaatttgtagacttgtagtaccaaaaaaAGAGAATaccaaactaaaaaatataactaaaaccccGACTACAGATTATACTCATGTTgaattattatagtatagtgtagataaatctcattaataatattatttctttaattatattCACATGTATTATGATAGTGTTCGTGATACTCTGTCTCTTAAGTTgttgaaaaaagaagaagttgcttttggataattatttttcttcttaTCTGAAATATCATTGGAACAGCAGTGGTGGAATATTTATCCAAACGGTCGAGAACAAGTCACTTAGAGCATGTTGTCTGGCTTTAACTCCAGGATTTTAgacatttttgattttaaacaaaacaatattataataaatcagaaattggtttaaaatcagaaataagtcACTTAGAATCAAAAGTTTGTTTAAGTTACTGACTTACTGTTCTTGAtggtttattttttttggatttttttgataaattttctcataaatcactttttattttatcggtttttctatggtgtgcccatgggcacacactaagcaccaaaatttatgaaattggagggtttctattggcttaccttcattaataatggtggacccccctgcagttacaacaaccacaccaatcaaaaccctccatttttattaatgttagtgcttagcatgtgcccatgggcacacactagccaaaccgttattttattatcatatttttaataactcataagtctcaaaattacccaaataAACATTTTAAGTTGTGAGCTTATCATATAAGTCAAGTTAAAGCCAAAAGTtaatttaagatatttttttagtgatttactttttataactttttttttgataaaaatttaccGTGAATCATAAATTATCcgtaaactatttttttttttattattattattactccctccgtccctatttatctgtccacttttaacattttcacgcatattaagaaaatttaagtttgaTAAGAAACTTCATCAATACTCTTATTTAATGCCTTAATTGTAGGAAAATACTAGTGGGACTACTCCATTATCCAATACAAATTTGATGAATCAGTGAATAATAGTCATGATATTTATAGCTTGAAGAACAAAGTCAAAGACTCTTCAGgttattaaatgaaaaattttgctttggttatataaatggacagataaatagggacaagtTTTTAAGTGGACACATAAATagcgacggagggagtattaaatttttaataattcattggTAAGTCACACTAAATGTCATAGGTTATAAATTCACCCGGAAGGACTCTTAAATGCGGTAATAAACTGAAACCGACGATGCATTAATTTTACGGGTTGTCGGGCAAGGTGCATTTAATACACTCCTACAGTGGTTGACAGCTAatatgatactccctctgttttttttatatgacgctttgacttttggcacacacttttaagtgctttgaccgggtagttaaaaatattattttttgaattttctttttctgaataaaaattttgattatatactattattcagaaaaaaaaaatttaaaaaataatatttttaactacccggtcaaagcacttaaaagtgtgtgccaaaagtcaaagcgtcatataaaaaaaaacagagggagtactacagACTATTTTTGactatttctcacgtttttctgtttttttaatttttctcttcTTCCTCACCTTTTAACACTTTcatatttactttttatatttttattcatttaattttatatactattataaaaaaataatgatgaataaaaagatttattttaatatgataatctaTACTCGATCCTTGCATTTTTTATAAACTAGAAAAATAACATGTATgtgcttaaaaaaaatataaattatgagttCATCCCACAAATAATAACGAGGCCTCCCTGCATTCACACTAATTTTCTAGTTAAAATTAGCCTTCTTACTAAAATCAGTCAAtctgatatttaataataaattcatgatttttttattattttaataatactaaaaatataaatgatataattctaatcatttatttttatttttaattttagttagaaaattagTGTTTATGCAAAGGAGCCTCGGTATTATTTGTGGgatgaaatcataatttatattttttatgcacATACATGTTATTTTTCTAGTTTATAAAAAATGCAATGATCGAGTAtagattatcatattaaaataattttttttattcatcattattttttataatagtatataaaattaaatgtagtggttaacaaaataaaaatataaaaaataaatataaaagtgtTAAAAGGTTAGGAAgaagagaaaaaataaaaaaagaggaaaacgtgagaaatagtTAAAAGTAGTTTGTATTAGTATCATATGAGCTGTCAACCACGGTAGAGGTGTATTAAATGCACCTTAATCTGTGCCCTGAGGGCACAGGTTAGACAAGCCGTTAATTTTATTCTCAAGTACTCCAACTTCTAACAATATTGGAATCATATGCCAACGGCAACCTACTCTCTAAACCAATTTAATTACACTAATTAATAACACCTCCCATATTTACCCTATAAATAGCACCCAAACTCATCCATTGCATCTCACACAACTTAAGATCAACTATCTAGTCTAGCTTCTTtagaaaaaacaaacaaaaaactatCTAGTGTAGCTACTAATACAATCATCACATATTGTTAATCTCATTTAGTTTAAAACATGGCAATGAAAACCAAGATCATGATATCAGTGGCTATTGTCCTGGCAATGATAATAGCACAAGTCCACGCAGGATTAGACTGCGACATCGCCCCGCTACAAGTATGCCTTCCGGTGATAAAAGATCCAAGCTTAAATCCAACTCCCCAGTGTTGCGCTAACCTCAAAGCGCAACCATCTGAATGCTATTGCGAGTACATCAAAGATCCGATTTACGGAAAGTACTTTAATTCTCCTGGTGCTAAGAAACTTATTGATGCTTGCGGGGTTCCAGTCCCCGTATGTCATGATTAGTTAGCAATTCATACTTGTTTAGAGCTTAAATTGGTTTTGGAGTGATGATTTACTGATTAACTTGTTGCTTAACTCATATTAGTGCATGTTGAAGTCTGCCTGTTTTACATTTTCTGCTCATCAACTCGATTCTCTGCGATCAATAAATTAATCTCAAAACAAATCGAATCTGTCATTATTTTAATAGCGCAAAAATCgaaattaaattatgtaatcGGTAACTAATTAAAATGATTGATCGGAATATTTATAgaacatattaaattaaattagaacAGTACTCCATATTTatcatattaatcaaaattttaaaatcggataattaagtataatattttataaagataATCGGTTACCTCGATCACATTACTGGACTTTTAGGAGTCGTTTGGGTGAgcctaaaataagtgcttcttgcttaaagtaaaaaaaatgaatatacattagaatttaattaagacctataagtaattaaaatgtttgaaaagctacgaataataactttttataagtcacAAACAATACGAATAAGTGTTTGTATTTAAAACTCCAAAAATTTTTAAGCCCGCCCAAACACCCCTTTAGTCTTTTACCATGCACctgctttttaattttttcgagTAGTGTGAGTACATGGTCTGTTATGACCATATGGCCTGGTCAGTGTACAAGACTTCAAGGCAGGAAACAAACAGTTTCCACCTGATCAATGCATGCAGGTTAGAATTTCATAGCGCAAAGAAAGAatacaaaaagaaataagaaatttatgttattaaatttaacaaGCGCCCGTGAAAGTCCCTTACAGAAGCAGATAAAAACAAAAGGTCACAGTCTCATCTTCTTGATCTCCATGCCTCACCTCCCTTGCTCATATTTGCCTCTCTCTCTTCTGGTGTGTACAatccttaaaataaaataaaataaataaataaatataaaaaatctctCGGGGAAAAAGGCTGTAGAGATTAGAGATATGGGGAGAGTGAAGCGAGAGATCAAGAAGATTGAGAATGTAACAAGCAGGCAAATCACTTTCTCAAAGAGAAGAAGGGGACTTGTCAAGAAAGCTCATGAGCTTTCTGTCCTCTGTGATGTTGATGTTGCTCTCATCATCTTTTCTCCCACTGGTAGAGTTAGTcaattctcaaacaaaaggtagttctaatatACACTTCATTTATGCTTTTTGTCCAACCAATTCTGTCTAgcaaatattgatttttatgcATAATCTTCATTAAATTTGTATTCATACATAtgttatgaaatatttttgtgATTCTATTGAATCTATATCGTGGACCACAGactagattttaattaatttaatataataaatgtttTAAATTCGATCCCCTTATATTACTAGCTAGCTTTGTAGgtagtttataaaataatttgtgttaaaatattattatcagcAGATATCATAAAATATGCATGATATGTATATTTCAGACCAAAACTTactttaaaatgaaattttgatctttctgatatttttttcttttttttgacaattttcTCTCTAAAATTAGCATCGAGGATGTCATGGCAAGGTATGTGAACCTACCGCAACACGAGGGCGGGTAAGAATTTTTGCttactaattaaaaatatattatgaaaatttaattaataaattaaattttgtgtCCGGTATTCTCAAAATCTTTCTCACGttctctatattttttttccccaAATTAAATTCTGGTGGTTGTACGACCCAACCAAAGAAGACTAAAAGATGAGGTACTTCACTAAATATCATCAACTAGCTACCATTACTGTACATAATATAATTAGAAATCATTGTAATAATGATTTATGTGTGATGATTCTTTAGTTTTTATCTAAAGTTACTGGTAAGAGGGAAGATGGAGCTGATCAAAATCATCAATCCAGGTGTGTGAAATTATTATTCCATGATTCTATAGGGTTTAATTTGTAATTCTCAATtgctgacaaaaaaaaaaaaaaatttgtaattcTCAATTCCTGTGGTTGTCATtcatttaatgaattttatctCTTGATCAGGGTGAGCATGAATTCCCAGTTTGAGGtaatttaaataacaaaaagTTAAATAATTTGTGTTTAAATTTTTGTCTAACTACTTAAATACATTATAAACAGGATTTGCAACAAGAACTCGTGGAGTGTAAATCTCAGTTAGAGGCCACAGACAAAAGATTAAGGTGCATATATATCCTATATATACCAAATGTTTCTAATTATATATTCTTAGCATTAATTATAGCAAACTTTAAATTTGGGAGTCAATAAGAAAGACAAATATTCATGTGACTTAATTTTTTGtcttaaaatatcaaatatgtccctttgtatattatatttaaaaatgtatgtCTCCTTTCAAAGTCAAATTGTGTAAGTTTACAATGGCTCAACCTTTTTACAAATACGTtgtacaaatttaatataatatatcatcaaatttaaaatttaaaaagtctattatatcatatatagatatagatttaGCTTGTATATTAGTGTTACATTCTCTTTTCATGCAGAAACTCTTGTTTTCTTATGCAGCATGCTCGAAGGTGGCGCCTCCAAGCACAGAGCCACGTCGCAGAAGACCGAACACGACAAAAGAATATTTAAGCAGATCCCCAAACCTCCCAAACTAAGGAAGGTGCCTATTGTATCTATTTATACGTCAGGCCACATTGATAATTGGACCGCATCAAAATTATAGAGTATTTCCattgtaattataaattattttatttagtcttaaatacaataatattaaaagcaacaaaaacaatacattaactatgtattttaattaatgggattttcatttgtttatatatatcaaattttgatatatatatttttgaagttTCATAATAACTCAAAATGTATGtagctaaaaaaaaaaaagtgtatttCATATATGTCCGATCTCCTTCTGCATCCAGCCTTATTTCCACATAGAAGTGTCTAGGTCTACGTCTAGGTAAATTACATATAGCAAACATTTTTCTTTCCTAAAACAATAGATTATATATCATGAGCACctgtttattgtttattaattatagAGCATTAGCAGAAGTAGATTTGGATCTCGTTGCCCATTGGTCACTAAAAATGCATGAATAATCCTATTGTAATTTCGTAGGTAAACATGTATCCAGAGAATACAGATCTTGATGGTTTGGTCGCAAAAGATGGATGCAATTACTTGGAACCATTTCCACAGAAAGACCCGGGAGTACAACAAGAAGATGCCCTCAATTTTCTTGATTGCAGTAGTACTCTTCTCCTCCCAAGGTAAAATTCGTCCTAAAGATAATGAAATGGTACTCTTCTCCTTCTTCCGAGATAAAACCCGTCCTAAAAATAATCAAATGGTGCTCTTTTTCTCCAACTTGCATGTGCATATAAAACGTGTTTAGGTTATGAGTAAGGACATGTCCATTGCaacattatataaaaaaatttagatttagtGACCAAATATCTTGTTGTTGGAATATTGTCCTTGGGCATTATCTAATAACTAACATCAAGTTCATTGTACACTATAGAGGCCAGCCTGGTGATCACTGCGAGGGATTGGATGACCTGATGTCGCCATCTTTGACACTTTCATGTGGAAGAAATATGCAAATGGAGGAACACATGGAGAGCCACAGAGGAACGGGAGAAGACATGATCATAAACAACCACAATTTACAAGCTCAAGCTTCAGCTTCTACAGGGTATGAACAAGCTGTTGATGTCAACCAGCTTTCACCGTGGTCAAATCAGTTCTATGAAACAGGTACATGTCAATTCCTGTATTCGTTCCTCTACATTATTTATAACACCTAATAGATGCTCAAGAAACAACCATATTTTTGTTACTGAAAGATTCCTGAAATCCCTCTCTTAAGGGATTCTTATTTTGTTGCTAAAAAGATTGTCGAAACCCCTCCCTAAACATAATTCTGATAATAAACCTCATTCATATAAGTATTATTTGTATGTTCTAATCACAGGAGATGACATACTCCTCGGAGGAGCAACACAGGACCCTTTCTTGCCTCAGTTGACACCGTGACTCCAGCTCTATAAAATATCATGCAAGAACTCTTTATTCCAGATGATCAGCTATGGTCTTATGGACCACCTCTGTAAATTTCTATCTTAGTACTTCCTTTTGTTCTTGTTGTGTTTGAACTTGGGCTTGTAAGTtgtataactcaaaatattcaCTAGCACTGTCACCAGTTTTATGTAATGTATTTCCATACTTTCTAACTTGGGCCGTTGTTTTGATGCCTGGAGTGGTGGCTTTCCGCGTCCCTGAACCAGCAGCATTCGTAAGATATGTACTCGGGCTATATTTGCACTGAAATGACTTTTACCAAGTACATTTCAGTTTTTTCTTACAAGTTATGTGTTTCTTGCCATAATATTTCGAGGTGAGATCTttaggaaaaaatttaaaaattacgttgaaataaTTACATTACATTTAATATCTAACAAAAACACcaagccttttttttttttttttttgtaaaatcgCCTGTCATAATTTAATTGgactttattaaaatatttcacaCTGACAGACATGactaaaatatttcaaagccaTACATATTCGAAACtatattatttagaaaatatatttagatatctAATTCGGTTATCTAGTATTAttcatagtttttttttattagttcagGTTTTGGCTTGGGAATCATGTGAAATAATAgagttgtaaattttaataaataatttagcaTCATCTCAACCCAACATATTAAACCCAGAGATATATGAAAATACATTAGAACTTCATTTATCAAACATTTGAtaattgaataattttaataaaattatattatttttctttgataaaaataataatacatcaTCCTAATCTCGATTAAAGAAATACACAATCCATCTCAAACTAatgctaaattttattttttacacatatacattatttattttgtaattttcttctaaaaaccaaaattttattaaaaaattaaatatattttcaattatcATTATATACATCTTTGAACAATGAATATACATGTGAAAAGTGAAACAAGGACCAACAAAGATTCTGTATTGATGAACTCCTCTCAAACCAAAAGTGAAAAACCCCGCCCACTCTCCCCACCAAAACTTTCATCTCAAATTTACAA of the Daucus carota subsp. sativus chromosome 4, DH1 v3.0, whole genome shotgun sequence genome contains:
- the LOC108218278 gene encoding MADS-box protein AGL71, whose product is MGRVKREIKKIENVTSRQITFSKRRRGLVKKAHELSVLCDVDVALIIFSPTGRFLSKVTGKREDGADQNHQSRVSMNSQFEDLQQELVECKSQLEATDKRLSMLEGGASKHRATSQKTEHDKRIFKQIPKPPKLRKVNMYPENTDLDGLVAKDGCNYLEPFPQKDPGVQQEDALNFLDCSSTLLLPR